In Centroberyx gerrardi isolate f3 chromosome 11, fCenGer3.hap1.cur.20231027, whole genome shotgun sequence, the following are encoded in one genomic region:
- the plac8l1 gene encoding PLAC8-like protein 1 translates to MEQTTVTDQPGPAVTKASASVFEEEEEGGFATGSDDKRRSQNIPAAPEPVLTQPGLGVTTTTITTITQTGGDWSTGLFDICGDKTTCILGALVPCCLDLSIAHQYGECLLLPLLPGSTFAMRVGIRERYKIRGSVCEDWTTVCCCYHLAVCQMIREIKRRTKTQTYQVSTALECS, encoded by the exons ATGGAGCAGACGACAGTCACAGACCA GCCAGGACCAGCAGTCACCAAAGCCTCAGCATCAGTGtttgaagaggaggaagaggggggcttcgccacaggaagtgatgacaAGCGGAGGTCACAGAACATCCCCGCCGCGCCGGAGCCTGTTCTCACGCAGCCCGGCCTCGGTGTCACCACGACaaccatcaccaccatcactCAGACCGGAGGAGACTGGAGCACCGGCCTGTTTGACATCTGTGGAGACAAGACCACAT GTATTCTAGGCGCCTTGGTGCCGTGCTGTTTAGACCTGAGTATAGCCCACCAGTATGGAGAgtgtctcctcctgcctctcctgccTGGATCCACCTTCGCCATGCGAGTCGGAATCAGGGAGAGGTACAAGATacgg ggaagtgtgtgtgaggactGGACCACAGTGTGCTGCTGTTACCATCTGGCTGTATGTCAGATGATCAGAGAGATAAAGCGGAGGACGAAGACTCAGACGTATCAGGTGTCCACCGCCCTGGAGTGCTCCTGA